In the genome of Petrotoga sp. 9PWA.NaAc.5.4, one region contains:
- a CDS encoding DUF123 domain-containing protein, producing MSLEIKGKNVSINKSLYAYVGSAMKNLSQRVGRHLSYKEKGYKKHWHIDNILQNPKNEIIFVSLIPSFKRLEEDISIELSKKFRYIKYFGASDLKVESNLFIINNIDLFFDTIKPFIL from the coding sequence ATGTCTTTAGAAATCAAAGGTAAAAACGTCTCTATCAACAAAAGCTTATATGCATATGTTGGATCAGCTATGAAAAACCTTTCTCAACGTGTTGGCAGACATCTTTCTTATAAAGAAAAGGGATATAAAAAACATTGGCATATAGACAATATTTTACAAAATCCCAAAAATGAAATTATTTTTGTTTCTTTGATACCTTCTTTCAAACGTTTAGAAGAAGATATATCAATAGAACTTTCCAAAAAGTTTAGATATATTAAATATTTCGGTGCCTCAGATTTAAAAGTTGAATCTAATTTGTTTATCATAAACAATATTGATTTATTTTTTGATACTATTAAGCCTTTTATTCTTTAA